Proteins from a genomic interval of Amycolatopsis sp. cg13:
- a CDS encoding D-alanyl-D-alanine carboxypeptidase family protein, with product MTGIYRVVTHVLAVLFVPVAWVVARGRARHVACQWALGARYPAENLAGLTPGTYAAFTAARTEALWRHGILLGLTSGHRDAATQADLFHAEVQRAGSHELALHLTLPPAQSQHVQGVALDVRPYEGAQWLEVHGGRFGLYRVYDNEWWHFEYHPNGRPQRLPHPGYAPTRAAS from the coding sequence GTGACCGGAATCTACCGAGTGGTCACCCACGTGCTCGCGGTGCTTTTCGTGCCGGTCGCGTGGGTGGTCGCGCGGGGCCGGGCGCGGCACGTCGCGTGCCAGTGGGCGCTGGGGGCCCGCTATCCGGCCGAAAACCTGGCCGGGCTCACGCCTGGCACGTACGCCGCGTTCACCGCGGCGCGCACCGAAGCCTTGTGGCGGCACGGAATCCTGCTCGGCCTGACGTCCGGCCACCGCGACGCCGCCACGCAGGCCGATCTGTTCCACGCCGAAGTGCAGCGCGCCGGTTCGCACGAACTCGCCCTGCATCTCACGCTTCCGCCCGCGCAATCGCAGCACGTGCAAGGCGTCGCGCTCGACGTCCGGCCTTACGAAGGCGCGCAATGGCTCGAAGTCCACGGTGGACGGTTCGGCCTGTATCGCGTGTACGACAACGAATGGTGGCACTTCGAGTACCACCCGAACGGCCGCCCGCAACGGCTGCCGCACCCCGGTTACGCGCCGACCCGCGCCGCCAGCTGA
- the bla gene encoding class A beta-lactamase — MFRRLTLASFALVALASCATPATPETPASAARSAAPAAAKTVVQPDFAALEKAFDARLGVYAIDTGDGREVAYHADERFAYASTHKVFNAAAILHRGDDLARTVTIRQSDLVPNSPITEKHIGEQMSLQSVLDAALRYSDNTADNLMFREIGGPAGLAAEVRRLGDTVTHVDRIEPALNETSPGDVRDTTTPRVWAKDLRAVALDSGLPADKQAVLTKIMRANTTGAHVIRAGVPADWQVADKTGSADYATRNDIAVVWPPNRAPIVLAVLSDRPQKDAKSDDKLIAQAAAAVVKALQ; from the coding sequence GTGTTCCGCAGGCTGACCCTGGCCTCGTTCGCATTGGTCGCGCTAGCCTCATGTGCCACACCAGCAACACCGGAAACTCCGGCGAGCGCGGCACGATCCGCGGCGCCGGCCGCGGCCAAGACCGTCGTCCAGCCGGATTTCGCCGCGCTGGAGAAGGCTTTCGACGCCCGGCTCGGCGTCTACGCGATCGACACCGGCGACGGCCGCGAGGTCGCCTATCACGCCGACGAGCGTTTTGCCTACGCATCAACGCACAAGGTGTTCAACGCGGCAGCCATCCTGCACCGCGGGGACGATCTGGCCCGGACGGTCACGATTCGGCAAAGCGATCTCGTGCCCAACTCGCCGATTACGGAGAAGCACATCGGGGAGCAAATGTCGCTACAGAGCGTCCTCGACGCTGCGCTGCGTTACAGCGACAACACTGCGGATAACCTCATGTTCCGCGAAATCGGGGGTCCCGCCGGGCTGGCCGCGGAGGTCCGCAGGCTGGGCGATACGGTCACCCACGTGGACCGCATCGAGCCCGCTCTCAACGAGACGAGCCCTGGTGACGTCCGGGACACGACCACCCCGCGAGTCTGGGCCAAGGACCTGCGCGCCGTCGCGCTCGACTCGGGACTCCCGGCGGACAAGCAGGCCGTGCTCACCAAGATCATGCGCGCCAACACCACTGGCGCGCACGTGATCCGCGCCGGCGTGCCCGCGGACTGGCAGGTCGCGGACAAGACCGGATCCGCCGATTACGCCACGCGCAACGACATCGCCGTGGTGTGGCCGCCGAACCGGGCGCCGATCGTGCTCGCCGTGCTGTCCGACCGCCCGCAGAAGGACGCGAAGTCCGACGACAAACTGATCGCGCAGGCCGCCGCCGCGGTCGTGAAGGCGTTGCAGTGA